From the Accumulibacter sp. genome, one window contains:
- a CDS encoding SLC13 family permease: MRRLLLIPVEIAARLQRDLLLLILVLLCIGLSVLDPAAIASYPQLVDWPTIAALAGLLLLTTGLEESGFLQHLAFHLITRMHSERHLALLLVIVSAMLASVLTNDIALFIVVPLTLGLHGMATLPTARLVIFEALAVNAGSVLTPMGNPQNLFLWHRSGVSFATFVGEMLPLAAILLGTLVLLTLLAFPARRIDTHEDIGPPPLARRLLYTSLLLYPLFLLLLELRQPWLGLAAVLTVFVFAFRNVLRQIDWALLLVFILMFIDLRLIAELPAVQELVGAAGLEDPQHLYLAGVFASQVISNVPAAILLAEHADDWRVISWAVNVGGFGLLIGSLANLIALRLLGERQAWWRFHAWSLPFLGVVASLAGAWLFLRQ, translated from the coding sequence ATGCGCCGCCTGTTGCTGATTCCGGTCGAGATTGCTGCCCGCCTGCAGCGCGATCTCCTGTTGCTGATTCTCGTCCTGCTCTGCATCGGGCTCAGCGTGCTCGACCCGGCAGCCATCGCCAGCTACCCGCAACTCGTCGACTGGCCGACGATCGCCGCCCTCGCCGGCCTGCTGCTGCTGACCACCGGTCTCGAGGAGAGCGGTTTCCTGCAACACCTCGCCTTCCACCTGATCACCCGCATGCACAGCGAGCGGCACCTCGCCCTACTGCTGGTCATCGTCTCGGCGATGCTCGCCAGCGTGCTGACCAATGACATCGCGCTGTTCATCGTCGTGCCGCTGACGCTTGGCCTGCACGGCATGGCCACCCTGCCGACTGCCCGCCTGGTGATCTTCGAAGCCCTGGCGGTCAATGCCGGCTCGGTGCTGACACCGATGGGCAATCCGCAGAATCTCTTCCTCTGGCATCGCTCGGGGGTCTCGTTCGCCACCTTCGTCGGCGAAATGCTGCCACTGGCGGCGATCCTGCTCGGCACCCTGGTGCTGCTGACCCTGCTCGCCTTTCCCGCGCGCCGTATCGACACACATGAAGACATCGGCCCGCCACCACTGGCGCGCCGTCTGCTGTATACGAGCCTGCTGCTCTATCCGCTGTTCCTGCTGCTGCTCGAACTGCGGCAGCCATGGCTTGGCCTGGCTGCCGTGTTGACGGTATTCGTGTTCGCCTTCCGCAACGTCCTGCGGCAGATCGACTGGGCTCTGCTGCTCGTCTTCATCCTGATGTTCATCGACCTGCGTCTGATCGCCGAGTTGCCGGCCGTTCAGGAACTGGTCGGCGCCGCCGGTCTGGAGGACCCGCAGCACCTCTATCTCGCCGGGGTGTTCGCTTCACAGGTGATCAGCAACGTCCCGGCAGCCATCCTGCTGGCAGAACATGCCGACGACTGGCGGGTGATCTCCTGGGCGGTCAACGTCGGCGGCTTCGGGCTGTTGATCGGCTCGCTGGCGAACCTGATCGCCCTCCGCCTGCTCGGCGAGCGACAGGCCTGGTGGCGCTTTCACGCCTGGTCGCTGCCCTTCCTCGGCGTCGTCGCCAGCCTCGCCGGCGCCTGGCTGTTCCTGCGCCAGTGA
- a CDS encoding bacteriohemerythrin, with translation MKICLPGLLPEQLVVDLPEIDAQHEEIFCRIESLKTACFESSHVPVAEFEALLDYFTMHFATEERLAEEAGLDFVDHARIHEDTLRLLRRALVEVIRGARDAHSFLRYCEYWFERHISEDDRLFINNLQSSNFMPSPGFWQGGDLQACA, from the coding sequence ATGAAGATCTGCCTTCCGGGGTTGCTGCCCGAGCAGCTGGTGGTCGACCTGCCGGAAATCGACGCCCAGCACGAGGAGATTTTTTGCCGCATCGAGTCCCTGAAGACGGCCTGTTTCGAGAGCAGTCACGTGCCGGTTGCCGAGTTCGAAGCGCTCCTCGACTACTTCACGATGCACTTCGCCACCGAAGAGCGGCTGGCTGAAGAAGCCGGACTCGATTTCGTCGACCACGCACGCATCCACGAGGACACCCTGCGCCTGCTCCGCCGGGCGCTGGTGGAGGTGATTCGGGGCGCGCGGGACGCACACTCGTTCCTGCGCTACTGCGAGTACTGGTTCGAGCGTCACATCAGCGAGGACGACCGCCTGTTCATCAACAACCTGCAATCATCGAACTTCATGCCTTCGCCCGGATTCTGGCAAGGCGGCGACCTGCAGGCCTGCGCCTGA
- a CDS encoding DUF2502 domain-containing protein translates to MRKTLCCMILAALPIVAAAADVQINVGSVDIQAGGTTIRFGDRDRRGYYWDGKQWRDPVYWQKYHGQGKPQGQGKGVHCPPGQAKKGNCSPPQPTPYR, encoded by the coding sequence ATGCGGAAGACCCTGTGTTGCATGATCCTGGCAGCCCTGCCCATCGTGGCAGCGGCGGCCGATGTCCAGATCAATGTGGGAAGCGTTGATATCCAGGCCGGCGGTACGACCATCCGCTTTGGTGACCGCGACCGGCGCGGCTATTACTGGGACGGCAAGCAGTGGCGCGACCCGGTCTATTGGCAGAAATACCATGGCCAAGGGAAGCCACAGGGGCAGGGGAAAGGGGTGCACTGCCCACCGGGGCAGGCGAAGAAGGGCAACTGTTCACCGCCGCAACCAACGCCCTACCGGTGA
- a CDS encoding phosphatase domain-containing putative toxin: MNTHPSDLLPLQQGSAGFILTPCPGTRGVDAPEAVGQLQAAGAAALLTLMPSSEMASNGVSTLGEICAQRGLQWFHLPIEDDHAPAADFAAAWQAQRDAVHRLLDTGQRVAIHCKGGSGRTGLMVAQILLERGWAKDDAVTAVKAVRPNALSLPVHQDYLAQLAVGRWARP; the protein is encoded by the coding sequence ATGAACACTCATCCCTCCGACTTGTTGCCACTGCAGCAGGGCAGCGCCGGTTTCATCCTCACACCTTGCCCGGGAACCCGCGGCGTCGACGCACCGGAGGCAGTCGGGCAGTTGCAGGCTGCGGGCGCGGCGGCCCTGCTGACGCTGATGCCGAGCAGCGAAATGGCGAGCAACGGAGTGAGCACGCTCGGCGAGATTTGTGCGCAGCGTGGGCTGCAGTGGTTTCATCTGCCGATCGAGGATGATCATGCGCCCGCGGCGGATTTCGCCGCCGCCTGGCAAGCGCAGCGCGATGCCGTGCACCGCTTGCTGGATACCGGCCAGCGGGTCGCCATCCATTGCAAGGGTGGCTCGGGACGCACCGGGCTGATGGTGGCCCAGATCCTGCTTGAACGGGGATGGGCGAAGGACGATGCGGTCACTGCCGTCAAGGCGGTACGGCCAAACGCGTTGAGCCTGCCGGTGCATCAGGATTACCTGGCACAACTGGCAGTCGGCCGGTGGGCGCGACCCTGA
- a CDS encoding PQQ-dependent sugar dehydrogenase encodes MTPCFLPQNPRPIGCRGQLLAALLLLFAANWPITAAAQVFSSELQRFRLRIVSEGLEHPWGLAFLPDGRMLVSERPGRLRLIDASGRLDPEPVRGLPAVAAYGQGGLLDVALHPRYRENGWIYLSYVGEGPGGYGTEVLRGRLRGKALHDVQILFRMRPKSGGGQHFGSRLVFDRQEFLFITLGDRGDMQRAQRLDDHAGSVIRLHDDGRVPQDNPFVARPGALPEKFTVGNRNIQGAALHPDSGELWVHEHGPQGGDEINLIRAGGNYGWPVITYGRNYGSGTAIGEGSAKPGMEQPLHQWTPSIAPSGMAFYTGERFPHWRGNLFVGALRDQMLLRLQLDGLRVVHQEQLLQNSIGRIRDVRNGPDGFIYVLTDSARGVLARLEPLP; translated from the coding sequence ATGACCCCATGCTTCCTGCCGCAGAATCCACGGCCGATCGGCTGCCGGGGGCAACTGCTGGCTGCCCTGCTCCTGCTGTTCGCTGCAAACTGGCCGATCACTGCCGCGGCTCAGGTCTTCAGCAGCGAGTTGCAGCGTTTCCGCCTGCGTATCGTCAGCGAGGGGCTCGAACATCCGTGGGGACTCGCCTTCCTGCCCGACGGCCGCATGCTGGTCAGCGAACGTCCCGGGCGTTTGCGGCTGATCGACGCCAGCGGCAGGCTCGACCCCGAACCCGTTCGCGGCCTGCCGGCGGTGGCGGCATACGGCCAGGGGGGACTGCTCGACGTCGCGCTGCATCCCCGCTACCGGGAAAATGGCTGGATCTATCTGTCGTACGTCGGCGAAGGACCCGGCGGCTACGGCACCGAGGTCCTGCGCGGCCGGCTGCGGGGCAAGGCGCTGCACGACGTGCAGATCCTCTTTCGCATGCGTCCCAAGTCGGGCGGCGGACAGCATTTCGGTTCACGCCTCGTCTTCGACCGACAGGAATTCCTCTTCATCACCCTCGGCGACCGCGGCGACATGCAGCGGGCGCAACGGCTCGACGACCACGCCGGCTCGGTCATCCGCCTGCACGACGACGGCCGCGTGCCGCAGGACAATCCCTTCGTCGCCCGGCCAGGCGCGCTGCCCGAGAAGTTCACCGTCGGCAACCGCAACATCCAGGGCGCCGCGCTGCATCCCGACAGCGGCGAGCTATGGGTGCACGAGCACGGGCCACAAGGCGGCGACGAGATCAACCTGATCCGTGCCGGCGGCAACTACGGCTGGCCGGTCATCACCTACGGCAGGAACTACGGCAGCGGCACAGCGATCGGCGAAGGAAGCGCCAAGCCCGGAATGGAGCAGCCGCTGCATCAATGGACGCCGTCGATCGCGCCCTCGGGGATGGCTTTCTACACCGGCGAGCGCTTCCCGCACTGGCGCGGCAACCTCTTCGTCGGCGCCCTGCGCGACCAGATGCTGCTGCGCCTGCAGCTCGACGGGCTGCGCGTCGTGCACCAGGAGCAACTGCTGCAGAACAGCATCGGCCGCATCCGCGACGTGCGCAACGGCCCCGACGGTTTCATCTACGTCCTCACCGACAGTGCGCGCGGCGTCCTCGCGCGCCTCGAGCCGCTGCCCTGA
- a CDS encoding YkgJ family cysteine cluster protein — protein MADRADPAATPTHGGLDCRRCGACCASYRVSFYWAEAEVLALPDALVEQLTPWHACLAGTQSGKPRCRALHGEIGCRVCCTVYPQRPSPCREVQAGDERCQRARRRHGLPPLAAVR, from the coding sequence ATCGCGGACCGCGCGGATCCTGCCGCGACGCCGACCCACGGCGGCCTCGACTGCCGCCGCTGCGGTGCCTGCTGCGCTTCGTACCGGGTCTCCTTCTACTGGGCCGAAGCCGAAGTCCTCGCCCTCCCCGACGCACTGGTCGAGCAGCTCACGCCCTGGCATGCCTGCCTCGCCGGCACCCAGTCCGGCAAGCCCCGCTGCCGGGCGTTGCACGGCGAGATCGGCTGTCGCGTCTGCTGCACCGTCTACCCGCAGCGCCCGTCGCCCTGCCGCGAAGTGCAGGCTGGTGATGAGCGCTGCCAACGCGCCCGCCGGCGCCACGGCCTGCCGCCGCTCGCCGCAGTCCGCTGA
- a CDS encoding protein-L-isoaspartate(D-aspartate) O-methyltransferase codes for MPAASDPPPDAAAAGTPPTARPPGRLRLAMGLLPALLGAAVGEPSAAADGAAPYAAARQRMVDQQLIADWRGISNPEVLRAMATVPRHEFVPPEIRQSAYEDRPLPIGHGQTISQPYIVAFMTEQLAPQASDRVLEIGTGSGYQAAILAGLVREVYSIEIVEALAKRAAGDLARLGYGNVRVRHGDGYQGWPEAAPFDSIIVTCAPDHVPQPLVDQLREGGRMVIPVGDFGEQSLFLLRKKGGRLERERILPVRFVPMTGTAESRRR; via the coding sequence ATGCCCGCTGCCAGCGATCCCCCGCCAGATGCCGCCGCTGCCGGCACACCACCGACCGCGCGACCGCCGGGCCGCCTGCGGCTGGCGATGGGCCTGCTGCCGGCGCTGCTCGGTGCCGCCGTCGGCGAGCCGTCGGCCGCTGCCGACGGCGCCGCTCCCTACGCCGCGGCCCGGCAGCGAATGGTCGACCAGCAGCTGATCGCCGACTGGCGCGGCATCAGCAACCCCGAGGTCTTGCGGGCGATGGCGACGGTTCCGCGGCACGAGTTCGTGCCGCCCGAAATCCGCCAGAGCGCCTACGAGGACCGCCCGCTGCCGATCGGTCACGGACAGACGATCTCACAACCCTACATCGTCGCCTTCATGACCGAGCAGCTGGCGCCGCAGGCCAGCGACCGCGTCCTCGAGATCGGCACCGGCTCCGGCTATCAGGCGGCGATCCTCGCCGGCCTCGTGCGCGAGGTCTACAGCATCGAGATCGTCGAAGCGCTGGCGAAGCGCGCCGCCGGCGACCTGGCACGGCTCGGCTACGGCAACGTGCGCGTCCGCCACGGCGATGGCTACCAGGGGTGGCCCGAAGCCGCGCCCTTCGACTCGATCATCGTCACCTGCGCTCCCGACCACGTGCCGCAGCCGCTCGTCGACCAGCTCCGCGAAGGCGGCCGCATGGTCATCCCGGTCGGCGATTTCGGCGAGCAGAGCCTGTTCCTGCTGCGGAAGAAGGGGGGCAGGCTCGAGCGCGAGCGCATCCTGCCGGTACGCTTCGTGCCGATGACCGGCACCGCCGAAAGCCGCCGCCGCTGA
- a CDS encoding KGGVGR-motif variant AAA ATPase gives MSTTVRCFDQALPAVLELLSEQFAPLAEKARPETTIVRDAFGGLFVVLPDDALADTAAWQALAARLHATLGRYSPGERRVLLAVGDLIDANDVLASADRVSLPDAPNTCLVDRLQTNQDWLRNPLGARPPLPTAVAFSIKGGVGRTTACALWAWFLAREGRDVVVVDLDIESPGLAGVLLGDEWLPDYGLVDWLVESLRAPPDELLLHEYLSNCALAHDAPGRIRVLPAYGKKTRDYINKLGRVYMPSASADGAVLLGIAERLWQLLEQLARLPEPPDAVLLDSRAGLHDISSAVMTRLAAQVFLFARDDPASWQAYGLLFDHLRQARSVQWGMPDDDLRWRLTMVVAQADIAENTRQRARMRCYETWQPLYDDENYDSDESDEQGVATGAAAHSSACVDDRMAHDEQRVARVLAPLDEDGPHWPLFIAFDPRLRTIDLADAAARPDWQTIAPTFAAFFAAATERLLPASEPDGAA, from the coding sequence ATGAGCACGACCGTTCGCTGTTTTGATCAGGCGCTGCCGGCCGTCCTGGAACTTCTGTCCGAGCAGTTCGCTCCGCTCGCCGAGAAGGCGCGACCCGAGACGACGATCGTCCGCGACGCTTTCGGCGGGTTGTTCGTCGTTCTGCCCGACGACGCGCTGGCGGACACCGCCGCGTGGCAGGCACTCGCCGCTCGCCTGCATGCCACGCTGGGTCGCTACAGCCCCGGCGAGCGACGCGTTCTGCTGGCAGTTGGCGATCTGATCGACGCCAACGACGTGCTGGCTTCCGCCGATCGCGTAAGCCTCCCGGATGCGCCCAATACCTGTCTGGTTGATCGTTTGCAGACGAATCAGGACTGGCTGCGAAACCCGCTGGGTGCGCGCCCGCCGCTGCCGACCGCGGTCGCTTTCAGCATCAAGGGCGGCGTCGGGAGAACAACCGCTTGCGCACTCTGGGCTTGGTTCCTGGCGCGCGAGGGCCGTGACGTGGTGGTGGTCGATCTCGATATCGAGTCGCCGGGCCTCGCCGGCGTCCTGCTCGGCGATGAGTGGCTGCCCGACTACGGGCTCGTCGACTGGCTGGTCGAATCGTTGCGCGCGCCGCCCGACGAGTTGTTGCTGCACGAATACCTGTCCAATTGCGCGTTGGCGCACGACGCTCCCGGCCGTATTCGTGTCCTTCCCGCGTATGGGAAGAAGACGCGCGATTACATCAACAAGCTCGGCCGCGTCTATATGCCGTCAGCGAGCGCCGATGGGGCCGTTCTGCTCGGCATCGCCGAGCGCCTTTGGCAGTTGCTCGAGCAGCTCGCGCGACTGCCCGAGCCTCCCGACGCGGTACTGCTCGATTCGCGCGCGGGGCTGCACGATATCAGCTCCGCGGTGATGACCCGCCTGGCGGCGCAGGTGTTTCTCTTCGCTCGTGACGACCCGGCAAGCTGGCAAGCCTATGGACTGCTTTTCGACCATTTGCGCCAGGCACGCAGCGTACAGTGGGGAATGCCGGATGACGATCTGCGCTGGCGGTTGACGATGGTCGTGGCGCAGGCGGACATTGCCGAGAACACGCGCCAGCGCGCCCGGATGCGCTGCTACGAGACGTGGCAGCCGCTCTACGATGACGAGAACTACGACAGCGACGAGAGCGACGAACAGGGCGTCGCTACAGGCGCCGCAGCGCACAGCAGCGCGTGTGTCGACGACCGAATGGCCCATGACGAGCAGCGAGTCGCGCGGGTTTTGGCCCCCCTCGACGAGGATGGGCCGCACTGGCCGCTGTTCATCGCTTTCGACCCCCGTCTGCGGACGATCGATCTTGCAGACGCGGCGGCACGGCCCGATTGGCAAACGATCGCACCCACCTTCGCGGCGTTTTTCGCTGCGGCAACGGAACGCCTGCTGCCTGCCAGCGAACCGGATGGAGCTGCGTGA
- a CDS encoding ankyrin repeat domain-containing protein, with protein sequence MKILEYDGLDTTRVRASYRKVAEAIARGDFRAAQVKKLVNLSHGKFYRARLDDADRLLFSLVRHGDEVCALMLEVIANHDYDNSRFLRGAAIDESRVADIDAATAVGEAEPLRYLHPQRTAIHLLDKPISFDDTQEAIYRQPAPLIVVGSAGSGKTALTLEKLKHAEGEVLYVTHSRFLAQGARDLYYANGFEHAAQEAVFLSYREFVESIRVPAGREASWRDFAGWFARQRQAFRDFDGHQAFEEIRGVLAAGAGGILGREEYLALGVRQSIFAVEQRERLYELFDKYRAWLAEAKLYDLNLVAQEWQALAAPRYDFVVIDEVQDITTVQLALVLRTLRKPGHFLLCGDSNQIVHPNFFSWSQVKSLFWKDPKLAERQQLRVLSANFRNGLEATRVANQLLKIKHRRFGSIDRESNFLVEAVGGDAGQVALIPDREATKRELDQKIRQSTQFAVLVMRDEDKLEARRHFATPLLFSIHEAKGLEYENIVLYRFISDHRAEFAEIVDGVAAADLEVETLDYRRAKDKSDKSLEVYKFFVNALYVALTRAIRNVYVIESDSAHPLVGLLGLSVGQLNVAAQKSTLEDWQKEARKLELQGKQEQAEAIRQTILKQAPVPWPVLGEEKLVELLHKVFREQAPGAKLKQQLYEYATCHDEPQLAAWLVAEARFEQAVNFPKQRATFGRKTYVPYFARHFKDILRQCEQYGVEHRLPMNQTPLMAAAAAGNLALVEALLERGADRDAVDQYGHNALHWALREGFRDAAFAAGPLAALYERLAPASIDLRSGDRLVRLDRHLAEYALFQTLWVLFKSRFTHPQRRRMGAFETKDILDAWQHLPANIVRPERRRRQYLSSVLARNEIDRDYAYNRALFRRLQQGWYQFDPGLSVRRRQGEDEIWLPVIAALNLPLISEVSHWDHGEWDSVQKAIDRLLELAGLPARTAPIAAERLLAAERAREEALLAEARALQAQRAAARAAAAQRPIPWGSPEARRLEIERIRQQIEARKKG encoded by the coding sequence GTGAAGATTCTCGAATACGACGGCCTCGACACGACGCGCGTCCGGGCCAGCTACCGCAAGGTGGCGGAGGCCATCGCGCGCGGCGATTTCCGCGCCGCGCAGGTGAAGAAGCTGGTCAATCTGAGCCACGGCAAGTTCTACCGCGCCCGCCTCGACGATGCCGACCGGCTGCTCTTCTCGCTCGTCCGCCACGGCGACGAGGTATGCGCGCTGATGCTCGAGGTGATCGCCAACCACGATTACGACAATTCGCGCTTCCTGCGTGGCGCGGCGATCGACGAGAGCCGGGTCGCCGACATCGACGCCGCGACGGCGGTCGGCGAAGCCGAGCCGCTGCGCTACCTGCACCCGCAACGGACGGCGATCCATCTGCTCGACAAGCCGATCTCCTTCGACGACACGCAGGAGGCAATCTACCGCCAGCCGGCGCCGCTGATCGTCGTCGGCAGCGCCGGCAGCGGCAAGACGGCGCTGACCCTCGAAAAGCTCAAGCACGCCGAAGGCGAGGTGCTCTACGTCACGCACTCGCGCTTCCTCGCGCAGGGCGCGCGCGATCTCTATTACGCCAACGGCTTCGAACACGCGGCGCAGGAGGCGGTCTTCCTCTCGTATCGCGAGTTCGTCGAGTCGATCCGCGTGCCGGCGGGCCGCGAGGCGAGCTGGCGCGACTTCGCCGGCTGGTTCGCGCGCCAGCGGCAGGCGTTCCGCGACTTCGACGGGCACCAGGCCTTCGAGGAGATTCGTGGCGTCCTGGCGGCCGGCGCCGGTGGCATCCTGGGTCGCGAAGAGTACCTGGCGCTCGGCGTCCGCCAGTCGATCTTCGCCGTCGAGCAGCGCGAGCGGCTCTACGAACTGTTCGACAAGTATCGCGCCTGGCTGGCCGAGGCGAAGCTCTACGACCTCAACCTCGTTGCCCAGGAGTGGCAGGCGCTGGCGGCGCCGCGCTACGACTTCGTCGTCATCGACGAGGTGCAGGACATCACCACCGTGCAACTGGCGCTGGTCCTGCGAACGCTGAGGAAGCCGGGACACTTCCTGCTCTGCGGCGATTCGAACCAGATCGTGCACCCCAACTTCTTCTCCTGGAGCCAGGTCAAGAGCCTCTTCTGGAAGGATCCGAAACTCGCCGAGCGGCAGCAGTTGCGCGTCCTCAGCGCCAACTTCCGCAACGGGCTCGAGGCGACGCGCGTCGCCAACCAGTTGCTCAAGATCAAGCACCGGCGTTTCGGTTCGATCGACCGCGAGAGCAACTTCCTCGTCGAGGCGGTCGGCGGCGACGCGGGCCAGGTCGCGCTGATCCCCGACCGGGAGGCGACGAAGCGCGAACTCGACCAGAAGATCCGCCAGTCGACGCAGTTCGCCGTGCTGGTCATGCGCGACGAGGACAAGCTCGAGGCGCGCCGGCATTTCGCGACGCCGCTGCTGTTCTCGATCCACGAGGCGAAGGGGCTCGAGTACGAGAACATCGTCCTCTACCGCTTCATCTCCGATCACCGCGCCGAGTTCGCCGAGATCGTCGATGGCGTTGCCGCCGCCGACCTCGAGGTCGAGACGCTCGACTACCGGCGGGCGAAGGACAAGAGTGACAAGTCGCTCGAGGTCTACAAGTTCTTCGTCAACGCGCTCTATGTCGCGTTGACGCGGGCGATCCGCAACGTCTATGTGATCGAGTCGGACAGCGCGCATCCGCTGGTCGGCCTGCTCGGCCTGAGCGTCGGCCAGCTCAACGTCGCGGCACAGAAGTCGACGCTCGAGGACTGGCAGAAGGAGGCGCGCAAGCTCGAACTGCAGGGCAAGCAGGAGCAGGCGGAAGCGATCCGGCAGACGATCCTGAAGCAGGCGCCGGTGCCGTGGCCGGTGCTCGGCGAGGAAAAACTCGTCGAGCTGCTGCACAAGGTGTTCCGCGAACAGGCGCCGGGTGCCAAGCTGAAGCAGCAGCTCTACGAGTACGCCACCTGCCATGACGAGCCCCAGCTGGCCGCCTGGCTGGTCGCCGAGGCGCGCTTCGAGCAGGCGGTGAACTTTCCGAAGCAGCGCGCGACCTTCGGCCGCAAGACCTACGTGCCGTACTTCGCCCGGCATTTCAAGGACATCCTGCGGCAGTGCGAGCAGTACGGCGTCGAGCATCGGCTGCCGATGAACCAGACGCCGCTGATGGCCGCGGCGGCGGCCGGCAACCTGGCGCTGGTCGAGGCGCTGCTCGAGCGCGGCGCCGACCGCGATGCCGTCGACCAATATGGCCACAACGCGCTGCACTGGGCGCTGCGCGAGGGCTTTCGCGATGCGGCCTTCGCCGCCGGCCCGCTCGCCGCGCTCTACGAGCGGCTGGCACCGGCCAGCATCGACCTGCGCAGCGGCGACCGCCTGGTCCGCCTCGACCGCCACCTGGCCGAGTACGCGCTCTTCCAGACGCTCTGGGTGCTCTTCAAGTCGCGCTTCACACACCCGCAAAGGCGCCGCATGGGGGCCTTCGAGACGAAGGACATCCTCGATGCCTGGCAGCACCTGCCGGCCAACATCGTCCGCCCGGAACGCCGGCGGCGGCAGTATCTCTCCTCGGTGTTGGCGCGCAACGAGATCGATCGCGACTACGCCTACAACCGGGCGCTGTTCCGGCGCCTGCAACAGGGCTGGTACCAGTTCGACCCCGGCCTGTCGGTGCGTCGCCGCCAGGGCGAGGACGAGATCTGGTTGCCGGTCATCGCCGCCCTCAACCTGCCGCTGATCAGCGAGGTCTCGCACTGGGATCACGGCGAATGGGACAGTGTGCAGAAGGCGATCGACCGCCTGCTCGAACTCGCCGGGCTGCCGGCGCGCACGGCGCCGATTGCCGCCGAGCGCCTGCTGGCGGCCGAGCGCGCGCGCGAGGAGGCGCTCCTGGCGGAAGCCAGGGCGCTGCAGGCGCAACGCGCGGCGGCACGCGCCGCCGCCGCACAGCGGCCGATCCCGTGGGGCTCGCCCGAGGCCAGGCGCCTCGAGATCGAACGGATCCGGCAGCAGATCGAGGCGCGCAAGAAGGGCTGA
- a CDS encoding plasmid pRiA4b ORF-3 family protein has translation MNSPPTTLRRRLRLKISLERFRPTIWRRVEVDDGLSFEEFHRVIQVAMGWRDAHQHEFRVAGLRIAMPLDSGGMVDDDEPAVPEDTATLFPWLSGRSGPKRFRYWYDFGDDWWHSISIERRLPFDPAAPRAVLISGKGACPPEDCGGVSGYAELLATWSDPAAADYARIREWLGDDFDPNAFDLAAHSRRVGQLFARRG, from the coding sequence ATGAACAGCCCACCGACGACTCTGCGCAGACGTCTGCGCCTGAAAATCAGCCTCGAGCGCTTTCGGCCGACGATCTGGCGCCGCGTCGAGGTCGACGACGGCCTCAGTTTCGAGGAATTCCACCGGGTCATCCAAGTGGCCATGGGCTGGCGCGATGCCCACCAGCATGAATTCCGCGTCGCCGGCCTGCGGATCGCCATGCCGCTTGACTCGGGCGGCATGGTCGACGATGACGAACCGGCGGTTCCCGAAGACACCGCGACGCTCTTCCCCTGGCTGTCGGGGCGGTCGGGTCCGAAGAGGTTCCGCTACTGGTATGACTTCGGCGACGACTGGTGGCACAGCATCAGCATCGAGAGGCGGCTGCCCTTCGATCCGGCGGCACCGCGTGCCGTATTGATTTCCGGCAAGGGGGCGTGTCCGCCCGAGGACTGTGGTGGCGTGTCTGGCTACGCCGAACTCCTCGCCACTTGGAGCGACCCGGCGGCCGCCGACTACGCCCGCATCCGGGAATGGCTCGGCGACGACTTCGACCCGAACGCGTTCGACCTGGCGGCGCATTCCCGACGCGTCGGCCAGCTCTTCGCCCGCCGAGGCTGA
- a CDS encoding malonic semialdehyde reductase → MPSLSSAALEQLFLNARTHNVFRPEPIPETTLRQLYDLMKWGPTSMNCQPARLVFVTSPEAKALLAPALSAGNLEKTLAAPATVIIATDSLFHEHLPTMFPAYDARPMFAANAELAASTAFRNGTLQGAYLILAARALGLDCGPMSGFDAGKLNAAFFADGRFQANFLCNLGIGDPAGLHPRGPRLAFDEACRIV, encoded by the coding sequence ATGCCATCCCTCTCCAGCGCAGCACTCGAGCAGCTTTTCCTCAACGCCCGCACGCACAACGTCTTCCGACCGGAGCCGATTCCCGAGACCACCCTGCGGCAGCTCTACGACCTGATGAAGTGGGGGCCGACGTCGATGAACTGCCAGCCGGCGCGACTGGTCTTCGTCACCAGCCCGGAAGCCAAGGCGCTGCTGGCGCCGGCGCTGTCAGCGGGCAACCTGGAGAAGACGCTGGCCGCGCCGGCGACGGTGATCATCGCCACCGACAGCCTGTTCCACGAACACCTGCCGACGATGTTCCCCGCCTACGACGCGCGGCCGATGTTTGCCGCCAACGCCGAACTCGCCGCCAGCACCGCCTTTCGCAACGGAACGCTGCAGGGTGCCTACCTGATCCTGGCCGCGCGCGCGCTCGGCCTCGACTGCGGCCCGATGTCCGGCTTCGACGCCGGCAAGCTCAACGCCGCCTTCTTCGCCGACGGCCGCTTCCAGGCCAACTTCCTCTGCAACCTCGGTATCGGCGACCCCGCCGGATTGCATCCCCGGGGACCGCGACTCGCTTTCGACGAGGCCTGCCGGATCGTCTGA